TTCACACGTCTCCATCGGAGAGGGGCTGAACGGCTCCGCGGATTTCCCTCCCCCCTGTGCGGGGGAGGGTGGCCCCCGAAGGCGGTCGGGCCGGGACGTAGTCCCGCAAGAGGGGAGCCCGGCTTCAGGATTTAATAGAGCCGTCGTGAAGGCCGGCGCTTCGGTCTGCACCGTCGCTCCCCTCTCCCGCCCTCCCCCGCAGAGGGGGGGAGGGAGAGAAGCGGCGATGTTTCTGATGTCATCCGGATCCGGATCAACCAGCCGCGCCACCCCACTCCGTCCGGAACAGGTCCTCCATGTCGCGCCGGACGCGGATCGCCTCCTGCCCCGCGTCGAACGCCACGTCGCTCCAGCGCACGATCCGCCCCGCGGGAACGTCGGTCTTCAGGACCATGTTGTGGGCGAGACCGATCGGCAGGGCGTCCTGCGCCAGGGCGTCGGCCGCCGGGATCAGCTTGCCGTAGACGGTGAAGCCGCCCTCCCCGTCGAGCGTCTCCCCCGCCCGCAGGGCCCGCTTGGCGGTGGCCGCCACGTCGCCGCGCCAGTCGCCCGTCGCCCCCGTGGCCTCGCCGCGGACCGCGATGGAGGCCACCGAGATCCCGAGTTCCAGGCCGATCAGGTGGTAGGGCTTGTAGGTGGCGGCGTAGAGCCCGCTGTCGTCGGTCTTCAGGCCGTACTGGGCGAAGCAGTTGCGCACGTAAGGACTCGGTGCCGCGAACACCGCGTAGACGCCCCAGCGCAGGTCCCGGAACACCGGCCGTCCGTCCCGCTCCAGGGACGAGACCACCTCGACCGTGCCGCGCTCCGCCAGGATTCCGCCATCCGCCGCGGGCCGCAGGACGCTCGGCAGGTCGTCGACGCCGCAGGGCGGGAAGGCGAGGCCGTCGCGCGGGGGCGTCAGCCCGCAGGCATTGGCCACCGCGGCCATCTCCAGCGCCGACTTGGTGCCGTCCAGGAAGGAGTTGAACATCTGCGGGTTGAAGTCGCCGCCCGCGACCTGGTCCTCGCTGAACCCGTAATGGCCCCAGACCGTGTCGGGCGTGGAGGCGTGGTAGGCCGGCAGGTACTTGGTGCCCTTGCCGGCGCAGACCACCTCCAGCCCGATCGTGCGCGCCCAGTCGACCAGCTCGGCGATCAGCGCCGGCTGGTCGCCCGAGGCCATGGAGTAGATCACCCCGGCCTCGGCGGCCCTGCGCGCCAGCAGCGGCCCGGCGAGCACGTCGGCCTCGACGTTGACCATCACGACGTGCTTTCCGTGCGCGAAGGCCTTGAGCGCGTGGCGGATGCCGGCGGCGGGGCTGCCGGTGGCGTCGATGACGATGTCCACGAAGGGGCTCGCGATCATCGCGTCGGCATCCGCGGTGACGAAGGTGGTGCCGTCCCGCGCGGCCTCCTCCAGCCCGCGCGCGGCGAAGCGGGCGTCGTCCCAGCCCACCCGGCGCAGCGACGCGCGCGCCCGGTCCGGCGACAGGTCGGCCAGCGCGGTCAGGTGGATGCCGGGGGTGCGTGGCGCCTGGGACAGGTACATGGAGCCGAACTTGCCGGCCCCGATCAGGCCGACCCGGACGGGCCGGCCCTCGCCGGCGCGCCGCTGCAGCTTTGCGAAGAGGGACATGGGGCGTTCTCCCTGATCGGCGCACGGTCGGGGCCGGGCTCCGCCGCGTTGGCCTTGTGCTTGAAGACGGACCTAGCACTGGAAGGCGCAGACGCCCACGCAAAGGACCGCGACGGCGGAGACCAAAAGCGTGGCGCGATGGCCCCTTCGTCGTCCCGGGGCCGCGCGGCGGAGCCCGGGATCCAGACCCGCCGACGTGCCAAAACCCTGCGCCGACAGCGGATCTGGGTTGCCCGCCTCCGGCGTGCCCCTTCGGGTCCGGGCTCGCCTGCGGCGCCCCGGAACGACGGCGTGAGACCCGGGGCCTGTCGCCGAAGCGATCTCGCCCCGCGACGGTGCGCGCGTCAGGCGGATGTCTCCTGCCCCGCCCGGCTCTCCGCCTCCACGTCGAGCAGCCAGCGGCGGAAGGCTCGGATCTTCGCCAGCGTCTCGTCGCGCTCGCGGTAGCAGATGAAGTGGAGGTCGCGGGTGAGACTCTCGGCCCGGTCGCCGCCGAGGCGCACCAGCTGTCCGGCGCCGAGCTCGTCGCGCGCGAACCGCAGCGTCTCCAGGGCGACCCCGAGCCCCTGGACGGCCGCCGAGATCACCAGCGAGCCCCGGTCGAAGGCCGCGCCCGCGGTCCCGGCCGGGACGGTCAGGCCGTTCTGGGCGAACCAGTCCGGCCAGCGCACCGGGCTGAAGGACGAGTCGAGCCGGGTGAAGCGCTCGGCGAGCCCCGGCCCGACCGGCCCCGCCGCCCGGGCGACCTCCGGCGTGCACAGGGCCGCGATCTCCTCCGGCCCGAGGGACTCGACGGTCAGGCCGGGACCGCGGGGCGGCCGGCCGTAGGCGATCAGGATGTCGATCTCCCCGTGTCGCCCGAGATCCACCGGGTCGGCGCTGGTGGACAGGCGGATGGCGATGCCGGGATGGGCCTCCACGAAGGCGGGCAGCCGCGGACCGAGCCACTTCGCCGCGAAGCTCGGCGTGCAGTGGACGGCGAGCGCGGCGGCCAGAGCCGCGGGCGGCGGCGGGCTGAGTTCCGCGCAGAGCGCCTCGATCGCGTCGAAGGCGCCTGTCAGTCCCGCGAGCAAACGCGCGCCATCCGCGGTGAGCGTCGCCTGCCGGTTCGCCCTCCGGAACAGGGGCCGTTCGAACCAGCGCTCCAGCGCCCGGATCTGGTGGCTCACCGCCGAGGGCGTGAGGTGCAGCTCCGCGCTCGCCCGGGCGAAGCTGCCGAGCCGGGCCGCAGATTCGAAGGCCCGCAGGGCGGGGAAGCTCGGGATCCGCCGCATGCGTCAATCCATGAATTGAATTCATGAAAAGCGTGAAAAATCGTCGTTTGTCAACGAATCGACGGCGCACGATAGTGCCGCCCGCGCCGCGCAGACGGTTGCGGAACGACAAGTCTAGGGAGACATCCGGATGGCACAGGGGGTCATGACCCTCGTCGAGCCCAGTATCGACGAGACGACGCGGGTCTACCGCAAGGTCACATGGCGCCTCGTGCCGTTCCTGTTCGCCTGCTACGTCGCCGCCTATCTCGACCGCGTCAATGTCGGCTTCGCCAAGCTGCA
The sequence above is drawn from the Methylobacterium mesophilicum SR1.6/6 genome and encodes:
- a CDS encoding LysR substrate-binding domain-containing protein; translation: MRRIPSFPALRAFESAARLGSFARASAELHLTPSAVSHQIRALERWFERPLFRRANRQATLTADGARLLAGLTGAFDAIEALCAELSPPPPAALAAALAVHCTPSFAAKWLGPRLPAFVEAHPGIAIRLSTSADPVDLGRHGEIDILIAYGRPPRGPGLTVESLGPEEIAALCTPEVARAAGPVGPGLAERFTRLDSSFSPVRWPDWFAQNGLTVPAGTAGAAFDRGSLVISAAVQGLGVALETLRFARDELGAGQLVRLGGDRAESLTRDLHFICYRERDETLAKIRAFRRWLLDVEAESRAGQETSA
- a CDS encoding NAD(P)H-dependent oxidoreductase, whose translation is MSLFAKLQRRAGEGRPVRVGLIGAGKFGSMYLSQAPRTPGIHLTALADLSPDRARASLRRVGWDDARFAARGLEEAARDGTTFVTADADAMIASPFVDIVIDATGSPAAGIRHALKAFAHGKHVVMVNVEADVLAGPLLARRAAEAGVIYSMASGDQPALIAELVDWARTIGLEVVCAGKGTKYLPAYHASTPDTVWGHYGFSEDQVAGGDFNPQMFNSFLDGTKSALEMAAVANACGLTPPRDGLAFPPCGVDDLPSVLRPAADGGILAERGTVEVVSSLERDGRPVFRDLRWGVYAVFAAPSPYVRNCFAQYGLKTDDSGLYAATYKPYHLIGLELGISVASIAVRGEATGATGDWRGDVAATAKRALRAGETLDGEGGFTVYGKLIPAADALAQDALPIGLAHNMVLKTDVPAGRIVRWSDVAFDAGQEAIRVRRDMEDLFRTEWGGAAG